A portion of the Mytilus galloprovincialis chromosome 12, xbMytGall1.hap1.1, whole genome shotgun sequence genome contains these proteins:
- the LOC143053758 gene encoding uncharacterized protein LOC143053758 yields the protein MEAQGAVILFRRSEKKHSLQYTTYVGDGDSSAYGNVVDSRPYGPNIIIAKEDCVGHIQGRMGKHLRCLIDQYKVVVQILKPVFEKLSDEKLLTGAEKCLTQNQNESLHPVIWSYLPTVVWKILTLNVLKRQISV from the exons ATGGAGGCACAAGGTGCTGTAATACTTTTCCGTCGCTCAGAAAAAAAGCACAGTCTTCAATATACAACATATGTCGGTGATGGTGACAGTTCAGCCTATGGAAATGTAGTAGATTCTAGACCGTATGGCCCTAACATAATCATTGCAAAAGAGGACTGTGTTGGACATATACAAGGGCGAATGGGCAAACACCTCAGGTGCCTTATTGATCAGTATAAAG TTGTAGTCCAAATACTAAAACCAGTTTTCGAAAAACTGTCTGATGAAAAACTGCTTACCGGTGCTGAGAAATGTTTGACTCAAAATCAAAACGAATCACTTCATCCTGTTATATGGAGCTATTTGCCAACAGTGGTATGGAAAATTTTAACACTAAACGTTTTGAAAAGGCAAATATCAGTGTAG